One part of the Rutidosis leptorrhynchoides isolate AG116_Rl617_1_P2 chromosome 1, CSIRO_AGI_Rlap_v1, whole genome shotgun sequence genome encodes these proteins:
- the LOC139901541 gene encoding uncharacterized protein — MRIVILQMYSFVSKHKAGTSNIVADAPSRRYSLLSILEARVLGFSFVKELYEADPDFASILNCSPAEFKRDYVEHDDFLFKGSRLCILKDSIRELLVREAHGGGLAGHFRINRTLEILNEHFY, encoded by the coding sequence ATGAGGATTGTTATATTGCAGATGTACTCCTTTGTGtctaaacacaaggctggtacTTCTAATATTGTTGCTGATGCTCCATCAAGGAGATATTCTTTGTTGTCAATTCTGGAAGCTAGAGTTCTTGGATTCTCATTTGttaaggagttatatgaagctgatccagactttgctTCAATTTTGAATTGTTCACCTGCTGAGTTCAAAAGAGATTATGTTGAACATGATGATTTTCTATTCAAGGGCAGCAGATTGTGTATTCTAAAAGATTCAATCAGGGAGTTGCTGGTTAGAGAAGCACATGGAGGTGGTTTAGCTGGTCATTTTAGGATTAACAGGACATTGGAGATCCTAAATGAACACTTTTACTGA